DNA from Canis lupus familiaris isolate Mischka breed German Shepherd chromosome 9, alternate assembly UU_Cfam_GSD_1.0, whole genome shotgun sequence:
aaataatggtaTATTATCATACCGttaatttattttcctacctTAACAATATATAGTCGGTTTGTTTTGCCAACttgacaagctaattctaaaatttatatgaaaatacaagTACCAAGAATAACAAAAGATACTCCTGAAGGTGGAAGGCCTGGATCTACTGCTTATCAAGTTATAGCAATGAAGAGAGAAGCTAAtatgataggggatccctgggtggctcagcggtttggcacctgccttcagccctgggcatgatccttgagtccagggatcaagtcccacatttggcttcctgcatggagcttctctctgtgtctctcataaataaataaaatctttaaaaaaaaagaagctaatacaataaatgataaaattctaAAGACTGTAACAATAAAGAGAAGTTAACTTCTTCATGGAAGAAGGAATTAGGATCAGTTGGGGTGAAAAAGcgaggacttctttttttttaaagaattatttatttattcatgagaaacagagagagagagagagaggggcagagacacaggcagagggagaagcaggctccatgcaaggagcctgatgtgggactcaatcccaggtctccaggatcacaccctgggctgcaggcggtgctaaaccgctgcaccacgggggctgccccaaaaGTGAGGACTTCTGAGTGCTGACaacattctttttcttgactTGGATATTGAATACCTAGGGATTTATATTATGATTATTCATACTGTACTATTGCATCTTACATACTTTTCTGTATTCATATCGCAATTTATAACAGAGGTTTAAGATATGCAAACATCCAGCACACAGTAAATATTCCATTAAGAGTAGCTACTACTGATATTAAATGGGGAGCAGTGGATTTGTGACAATCTCCAAGAAATATAGCTAACTGGATGGAAGCAGAACCATGTATGCAGTACCATGATCCATCACTAGTTATAAAACAGGCATAGACACATACTGTGTATGAATATGAATAAGTCCTCTCTAGGTTGCACAAGAAAGTGATGACAATGCTTACCTTTACCAGTGTAGAGGAATAAGGCTAGAGATGGGGTGGCAGGCAAACTTACGTTCattgtatatttatgttttgtcttttaaattttataccatgcatttatatttcccattttattttcaagtatatatacatatatatatatggatttaagtaatctctacaccaaacatggtgcttgaactcatgacccagagatcaagagtggcaCATTCCTCTGattgagctagccaggtgcccctgtatttcctattttaaaaatttagaaatttaagataaatatcaaatattatcaCTCAAATTCTATAAAGTTAGCTTATTTTacttcaaaggaaaatataaaacagaagaaaaattaggggcacaggggtggctcagttggttaaatgtctgcctttggctcaggttgtgtgaTCCTactagggtcctaggatggagcccccgcattgggctccctgctcagtggggagcctgcttctccctctacttctgcctgccactccccctgtttgtgctctaataaataaataaaatctttaaaaaaataagaaaaattaaaacttctgtatAAAACTAAAATGCTTTACAACAAATCAAATACCTTTATCATCATAACAACCACTTTGAGGAGgcaaaattatatacattttatagacAAGTAAACAGAGCCTCAGACAGTGTGACTTGCCCTAAATCATAGCTAGTTAAGGGACAGAACCAGAACTCTCTAGTTTTTATGTTTTCGAACCCCATGGGCTTTTCTCTCTATCACACTGACACAGAATGCCCTCCTACAtgccttacacacacacacacacacacacacacacacacacacacacaaagaagatgCATTACTTGCAACTTTTCATTTGTATGTGGGGAAGTTTCCCTATTAATTTTAagattcacttttaaaaagtcaagacaaaaaaaaaagtcatggcaAAGAAGACTAATTGCACAGCACACTGCACTTTCAAAAGCacaaaaagggatgcctgggtgcctcagtggttgatcatcagcctttggctcaggtgttgatcctggggtcctgggatcaagtcccacattgggctccccggggctctccacagggagcctgcttcctttgccttttgtctctgcctgtttctcatgaatatatctataaaatcttaaaaaaaaaaaaaaggcacaaaaaaaaaCTGCTACATGATTTATACCTAGTTATTGTTCCTAGCTCAGGGGCTGAGGAATCAGGGAGacacttttgttttattcttgaattGTTTAATGAAGGTTGAGGCCCAGTAGCTTAATAAAAAAGACAGCTATGTAGTCAATATAGGAGAGTAATTAGAgcgttttaaaaaatatttcaaaaaatccGTCAGATTCAACATAATCACCAAACATTATTTTCCATTGAAAGAAATCTTGACCCTTaaaaagtggggaaagaaaaTTGACCCttgggatcactgggtggcgcagcggtttggcgcctgcctttggcccagggcgcgatcctggagacccgggatcaaatcccacatagggctccctgcatggagcctgcttctccctctgcctgtgtctctgcctctctctctctctctctctctgtaactatcataaataaataaaaaaaaaaaattaaaaaaaataataaaacagactttaaaaaaaaaaaaaaaaaagaaaagaaaattgacccTTAAGAAGTGGTTttcttggggatccttgggtggctcagtggttaagcgcctgccttcagcccaaggagtgatcctggagtcccaggatcaagtcgcacatcaggcttcctgcatggagcctgcttctccctctgcctgtgtctctgcttctctctctgtgagtctctcatgaataaataaataaataaaaataaataaaaaataaaataaaataaaagtcaattaaattaaaaaaaaagaagtggttttCTTGAAGAGGTTCTAAAAtgtcttctaaaaataataataaaataaaataaaatgtcttctcaTAGTACATTCACATGATTAGTAGCATCTCTATTATTCTACAACTTCCCAAAAACTTTCacgtagtttctttttttttttttttttcttcacacagTTTCTTATCTGGTCCTTGAAACAAACCACTAGGAGAGACAGGATAGAAATCTCTGACattcaatagatgaagaaactgaggctcttgTAGGTTGTTTTTTTCCAAGATCATGTACCTTATCTCTtgctgaatattttctttaacaaAGGATGCGGAAAAATCTCAATTATCGGTGTCTAAAACATTCAATTTGCCAATTCTATaagccttttccttttcctttctgttctatgTCTTTAATTCCCTTTCAGAAAGGAAGATTTAGAAACCAAGTGATATCCAAATCTAATCAGTCCTAACTCTGCCTAGCTTTCTGAGATCAGATGAGAAATAGAAATCTACTATCTTACCCATAGGAGTACAAGTGAAATGAGCTGGTTTAAATTACTGGATAAAAATCTACATTTGTCTATCACTCATTATCAAAACACTTGCAAACTAGGCCACTATTCTATATCCTAAACAAGACATAAATCTTATAAAGCCAAAGATCAGGATGACAGTCTTGactacagaaattaaaaaccaaatttcCAAGGCTCAAATCCTGGCTCCCTATCTTTTAAGCTGTGTGATCTCCTGGGCAAATTTCTTCACCTCTTGGGGCTTCAGATTCCTTAGCTCTAAAAATAAGggttaaagaaagaaatgctttcataagaattaaaaagagataaTGCACATCAAGTGTTTAAATATTATGCTTAAATATTGGTAACTGGCACCAATACTATTATTGGTATTTAACATTCAGGAAGCTAGATTTATCTATGCACTTTTCTATTCAAACCAGAAGTGATTGCACTTTGGAATATACTCTAACATATACCTAATatacctagtttttaaaaaatactacaacCACCAATATACCCATTCCCTTTGAAAGTTAGCCAGATATTACTTTTctaaatcttagagaaaaaaaaaaaaaaaggaagagttgcaAAAGATTACTCTATCAAAGACAAGGCTGAAACTGAGAGCTTTTTGATGTAAATGGATGTTATATACACAAAGTTTGCTTGAAATGAAGCTGTAATGTGGCTTGATGGTGATTTCTATCTTGATGTGAACTGATGCAACCTATAGAGAGGGTCAGTGTTACAGCAGTATTACAAGCCCTGTTGTAAGATGGGTGATGCAACTTCCATAGTCAATTCTGAGTCACCAGCATAACcttgagaaaggaaaattctttAGTACTGACTCCTAGGCTCAGCATCTTAGTAAACTGTGTGTTAGATGTTTCAGTGCTATTCGGATGTAGTATTATGAATACCCATGGATTTCAAGAATATATTTAGTGGAAAAACACTGGAGTCATCAGTTCCTGATTTTGACAATGTCCCATCCATTCTTTGTAAAGCACCTCAAAATATTCTGTATCAGGCTTCTGGTCTgcccatagtaggtgctccaaaaagatctgttgaatgaatttagtaatttttaaaaaaaaatttagagtatTGACTAGGGAGCTAAGCTGACTCGGATATCTCTTCTAACTCCATCACTCACCAGCTCTAGGACTTTAACTTAGTTATTTAATATTTCGGTCCCAAATCTCTCATCCGGAAAATGGGAAATGCCAAGTATTAAACGGTAAGGACCGAATGACATAGGAGACACAACAATGGTTGGCACACAGTAAGTCTAAATTAAATAGtagactattattattattattattattatttttgctacaGGTTGTAAGCACAATCTGACCTTTTCCAGGAAGAGTGAAGTTAGAAAGGTATCAAGACTAAAGGACAAGCAAGGCCTTGCAAAAGAAAACCCGGGGCCacagaggaaaaaaggaggagcagaagagaagGCAAGGAGCGGCAAGCCAGAAAAATAATACATCGCAGGGAGTGAGCGATGGCATTAGTAGAGAAGCGCTTCAGCAGAGGGTTGCCGCGCTGGGGTGGGGACTCAGGGTGAGGAGCCAGTTACTATGGCCAGGCCTGTGACTTACCGTGGGGTAGGGCAATGTGGAGAAACCTGGTATAGACAAAAGTACCTGGCTAGGGAGAGCAGGGCCGAAAGAATGTCTAGGAGCCACTATCCGCGGCCGGGCACGGCTCCGGACAGGGCTGCGGGCGGGAGAACAACACGCCCCGAGGCTCGGACACCCCCAAACCGTAGCGGCTGTAAAGGGCAAAGAAATTTGTTCTGAGGGGATCACAGCATCTACGCTGAGACCTGCCTGCCTGGGGCGGGTttggaggctggggagagggggagagtcGCTTCCCGCTtcgagaggaaggagagaggagggtcaAGCAAACAGCGGAGAAAGAACCAAGAACCCAAACCCAGAGCCTCGAGGGAATCACCTAGTCCACTCTAATCCCGGCCCCCGAGGGCCCAGTGTGAAGGCGGGACTTCTGCCGTTACCAGCGGAAACGGCCTCCGGGTGAGAGGTCGCACAAGAGACAGACAGCTGCTGAGCCAATGAGGACTGCGCGTGGGGCGGATGTTGCCTCCCATTGGCGGCTGTCGGATGCTACCGGCCGCCAATGAGTCCGCCGGGGGGGCGTAGCTGTGACGTTAGCTGCGGAGGAGGCCGCTTCGAATCGGCGGCGGCCAGCTTGGTGGCCTGGACCAATCAGCGGCCTCCAACGAGCAGCGCCTACGCCAATCGGTGGCCTCCACgacggggctggggggagggtaTATAAGCGGCCTCGGCGACGGCGCGGTCGACGCTGGCTGAGACATCACAGACTCATCGACTTGGGGGATTTTTGTGAGTCTGAGAGGTAAGCGCCGCGGCCTGTCCTTCCGGACCTGCCCTTCGCCTTGTCTGCTGCTCCTGCTGACCCCGGGCCTTGTACCCTCAGATCAGTCTCCTCGGTGCGCTCCGGTGCTGCGGCCTGTGGTTGGATTGTCCGTGACGTCCCGACTCACTGCTGACCCACTGGCCTACGGCGCCGGCAGGATGAAGCTGTCCCTGGTGGCTgcggtgctgctgctgctcggcGCGGCGCGGGCCGAGGAGGAGGACAAGAAGGAGGACGTGGGCACGGTGGTCGGCATCGACCTGGGCACCACCTACTCCTGGTGAGTGGGGTTTGTGGAGAGGGGGGAATGGGGCGTGGCCTCCTGGGCTGCCGGGAGACCCGCGGTGCTGACTCCTTGCGTTCTTGGTGATGTTTCCGCCAGCGTCGGGGTGTTCAAGAACGGCCGCGTGGAGATCATCGCCAACGATCAGGGCAATCGCATCACGCCGTCTTATGTGGCCTTCACGCCTGAAGGGGAGCGTCTGATCGGCGATGCGGCCAAGAACCAGCTCACTTCCAACCCCGAGAACACCGTCTTCGACGCCAAGCGGCTCATAGGCCGCACATGGAACGACCCGTCTGTGCAACAGGACATCAAGTTCTTGCCTTTCAAGGTCcgatagggctttttttttttttttttcctctcacccGAAGAGAAAGTGGGCGATGGGGGGTCGGAGTGTTTAAGAATAATAAGTTACTGAAAAATTGAGACAACAGAAAGGATACAAACGTGGTGTACATGTAATAACTTTTATTGAGTAATCTTGGTATGTTACAAATATTGCCAAAGTAAGCTCGGCAAATAAAGACACTTCCCACAGGACTATTCTCTCTGCATAGTTTGTATagttaataaatcttaaaaaaaaaaaaaaaaaaatcgaagagGCTTGTCTTTATAAGGCATCCATACTCCTTAAGTATTTCTAGGCAATATTCAGCTCCAAGCGACTAAAGTAAACCAAACTATGGGGGGAGAAAGTGGGACTCAgtcctctttttaaagttttaaatgttcGTGCTTCTGTGTCTGAAATTAatgattattctttaaaataggtGGTTGAGAAGAAGACTAAACCATACATTCAAGTTGATATTGGAGGTGGGCAAACAAAGACATTTGCTCCTGAAGAAATTTCTGCCATGGTTCTAACCAAAATGAAGGAAACTGCGGAGGCTTATTTGGGAAAGAAGGTAAATATTTCAAGAACAAtgttaagtttaattttattttccctattctTGTATTTATTGTGTTGTGTAGATGCCTTTAGTATTTTAATGACTTGAGTCTGAATGACATtcataaatcaatttttaatttacttgcaTATTTTACTGTAGGCTCAACAAATATTAGGGACTTTACGTTACCACTTAATGCTTGCAAATCCAGGGGTGTAAAATTACATACCCATCTAACAGCAGATTGATTGTCTTAGAAACTAAAGCGGTGGTTTGAGTGCAACTTATATAAGAGTTGAACCATCTGATAATATACACTTAATTACCTGTTATTCTCTAGGTAACCCATGCAGTTGTTACTGTACCAGCCTACTTCAATGATGCCCAACGCCAGGCAACCAAAGATGCTGGCACTATTGCTGGGTTGAATGTTATGAGGATCATTAATGAGCCGTAAGTGTCAAATTCAGAAATAATGGCATATTTGCCAAATAGGGGGAATGTAAACTTAactaagtcatttttttctttctcattctgttaACAGTACAGCAGCTGCTATTGCTTACGGCTTGGataagagggaaggggagaagaataTCCTGGTGTTTGACCTGGGTGGTGGAACTTTTGATGTGTCTCTTCTCACCATTGACAATGGTGTCTTTGAAGTTGTGGCTACTAATGGAGATACTCACCTGGGTGGAGAAGACTTTGACCAACGTGTCATGGAACACTTCATCAAACTCTACAAAAAGAAGACTGGCAAAGATGTTAGGAAAGACAACAGAGCTGTGCAGAAACTCCGGCGGGAGGTAGAAAAAGCCAAACGGGCCCTGTCTTCTCAACATCAAGCAAGAATTGAAATTGAGTCCTTCTATGAAGGAGAAGACTTCTCTGAGACTCTGACTCGGGCCAAATTTGAAGAGCTAAATATGGTAtattcctggttttttttttttgcttggctAATGAGACCTAGTTGGACTCTGTGTTTAGGATACTGCATTTAGATATTTAGTCAATATCTGGGTGGAACAGGCATCACCACAATAATTGTGTTTCCTATTCTAGGACCTGTTCCGTTCTACCATGAAGCCTGTCCAGAAGGTGCTGGAGGATTCTGACTTAAAGAAGTCTGATATTGATGAAATTGTTCTTGTTGGTGGCTCTACTAGAATTCCAAAGATTCAACAACTGGTTAAAGAGTTCTTCAATGGCAAGGAGCCATCCCGTGGCATAAACCCAGACGAGGCTGTAGCATATGGTGCTGCTGTCCAGGCTGGTGTACTTTCTGGTGATCAAGATACAGGTATGGCA
Protein-coding regions in this window:
- the HSPA5 gene encoding endoplasmic reticulum chaperone BiP; the encoded protein is MKLSLVAAVLLLLGAARAEEEDKKEDVGTVVGIDLGTTYSCVGVFKNGRVEIIANDQGNRITPSYVAFTPEGERLIGDAAKNQLTSNPENTVFDAKRLIGRTWNDPSVQQDIKFLPFKVVEKKTKPYIQVDIGGGQTKTFAPEEISAMVLTKMKETAEAYLGKKVTHAVVTVPAYFNDAQRQATKDAGTIAGLNVMRIINEPTAAAIAYGLDKREGEKNILVFDLGGGTFDVSLLTIDNGVFEVVATNGDTHLGGEDFDQRVMEHFIKLYKKKTGKDVRKDNRAVQKLRREVEKAKRALSSQHQARIEIESFYEGEDFSETLTRAKFEELNMDLFRSTMKPVQKVLEDSDLKKSDIDEIVLVGGSTRIPKIQQLVKEFFNGKEPSRGINPDEAVAYGAAVQAGVLSGDQDTGDLVLLDVCPLTLGIETVGGVMTKLIPRNTVVPTKKSQIFSTASDNQPTVTIKVYEGERPLTKDNHLLGTFDLTGIPPAPRGVPQIEVTFEIDVNGILRVTAEDKGTGNKNKITITNDQNRLTPEEIERMVNDAEKFAEEDKKLKERIDTRNELESYAYSLKNQIGDKEKLGGKLSSEDKETMEKAVEEKIEWLESHQDADIEDFKAKKKELEEIVQPIISKLYGSAGPPPTGDEEPADKDEL